A genomic segment from Glycine max cultivar Williams 82 chromosome 1, Glycine_max_v4.0, whole genome shotgun sequence encodes:
- the LOC102670213 gene encoding uncharacterized protein — protein sequence MKLEITIPFGEALQQMSLYSKFLKDLLTMKGKYIHSDNIVVEGNCSAVIQRILPPKYKDPGSVTIHCSIGAVSVGKALIDLGASIYLMPLSMRRRIGELEIMPTRMTLQLADQSITRPYGLVEDVLVKVQQFTFPVDFVIMNIEEDFEILLILGRPFMLTANCVVDMGKCNLQMGIDDQKITFDLFDAKKHPLDQNVCSKVDEVENEMVLMARAKIAPDP from the coding sequence ATGAAATTGGAGATAACTATCCCCTTTGGAGAAGCCTTGCAGCAAATGTCACTCTACTCTAAGTTTCTGAAAGATTTGCTGACCATGAAGGGCAAATATATCCACAGTGATAATATTGTGGTGGAGGGAAACTGCAGTGCTGTCATTCAAAGAATCCTTCcacctaaatacaaggatccaGGGAGTGTTACAATCCATTGCTCTATTGGTGCAGTGTCTGTTGGAAAAGCCCTCATTGACTTGGGGGCCAGCATATACTTGATGCCTCTCTCCATGCGCAGAAGGATTGGAGAACTGGAAATTATGCCAACAAGAATGACATTGCAGCTGGCAGATCAATCTATTACAAGGCCTTATGGCTtggttgaagatgttttggtcaagGTGCAGCAATTTACCTTCCCTGTAGATTTCGTGATTATGAATATTGAAGAGGATTTTGAAATCCTGCTGATTTTGGGCCGTCCCTTCATGTTAACCGCCAATTGTGTGGTGGATATGGGGAAATGTAATTTGCAAATGGGAATAGATGATCAGAAGATCAcatttgatttgtttgatgCAAAAAAGCACCCACTTGACCAGAATGTTTGTTCTAAGGTGGATGAAGTTGAAAATGAGATGGTTCTGATGGCTAGAGCCAAGATTGCTCCAGACCCTTGA